A single genomic interval of Saccharospirillum mangrovi harbors:
- a CDS encoding GbsR/MarR family transcriptional regulator — MSNTYDDFVELMGLMSQADGEPRIGGRMFGLLLVEGRALTLNEFAQRLEISKASASTNARRLASRGVIEHVKHGNRQDGYALVPDLYRQMSRTMTDRFLVRAEELETMETLLPEGPSGAKERIRGLAKVFRISAETARQMFDQLPEMD, encoded by the coding sequence ATGTCAAACACCTACGACGATTTTGTGGAATTAATGGGCCTGATGAGTCAGGCCGACGGCGAGCCGCGCATTGGCGGGCGTATGTTTGGTTTGTTGCTGGTGGAAGGCCGGGCGCTGACGTTGAATGAATTTGCGCAGCGGCTGGAGATCAGCAAAGCCAGCGCCAGTACCAATGCGCGCCGGCTGGCCAGCCGCGGCGTGATTGAGCACGTCAAACACGGCAATCGCCAGGACGGTTATGCCCTGGTGCCGGATCTGTATCGGCAGATGAGCCGCACCATGACCGATCGTTTTCTGGTGCGCGCCGAAGAACTCGAAACCATGGAAACCCTGCTGCCCGAAGGCCCGTCCGGCGCTAAAGAACGCATTCGTGGTCTGGCAAAAGTGTTCCGAATTTCTGCTGAAACCGCTCGGCAAATGTTCGATCAATTGCCGGAAATGGACTGA
- a CDS encoding GNAT family N-acetyltransferase: protein MSEPSLNYFRATLSDAVALSDIRAHAMKPSLVALGRYDEQVIRQRLLNKFQPDDTWKIFLQDNLVGFYVLTDHSDHLYLDHLYVLPSHQGLGIGRNVIERVQDDARRLQKTIRLGALKGSRSNAFYRRHGFLPTHEGEFDIYYQFDAAQHDIGN from the coding sequence ATGAGCGAACCGTCCCTGAATTATTTTCGCGCAACACTTTCGGATGCAGTGGCGCTATCAGATATTCGGGCTCATGCGATGAAACCCAGCCTTGTTGCTTTGGGTCGCTACGATGAGCAAGTCATAAGGCAGCGGCTGTTAAATAAATTCCAGCCCGACGACACCTGGAAGATTTTCTTACAAGACAATTTAGTTGGTTTCTACGTCTTGACCGATCACAGTGATCATCTTTATCTGGACCATCTGTACGTCCTACCCAGCCACCAAGGTCTGGGTATTGGACGAAACGTTATCGAACGCGTTCAGGACGATGCCAGGCGTTTACAAAAAACCATTCGTTTGGGCGCGTTAAAAGGCAGCCGCTCAAATGCGTTTTATCGTCGCCATGGTTTTCTGCCGACACACGAAGGCGAGTTTGATATCTACTATCAGTTTGATGCTGCGCAGCACGACATCGGAAACTGA
- a CDS encoding nuclear transport factor 2 family protein, which translates to MTLELLLKEYETALGSQQWKNVEPFFHNDACVTFANGTFKGKAELRDIFEQNFLSIQDEHYSITNLHWAYQAETSAVALYEFHWEGVIDGERASGGGRGTSVLVNEDNRWWIVSEHLGPFADG; encoded by the coding sequence ATGACGCTGGAATTACTATTGAAGGAATACGAAACGGCTCTGGGTTCGCAGCAATGGAAAAACGTAGAACCTTTTTTTCATAACGATGCCTGTGTGACTTTTGCGAACGGAACTTTTAAAGGCAAGGCTGAACTTCGCGACATCTTTGAGCAGAATTTTCTCAGCATTCAAGACGAACACTATTCAATCACTAACCTGCACTGGGCGTATCAAGCGGAAACTTCTGCCGTTGCACTGTATGAATTTCATTGGGAAGGCGTGATTGATGGCGAGCGCGCTTCCGGTGGAGGGCGAGGTACCAGTGTGCTGGTGAATGAGGACAATCGTTGGTGGATCGTCAGCGAGCATTTAGGACCATTTGCGGACGGCTGA
- a CDS encoding YkvA family protein, giving the protein MLQKLKQFATAMKTRLVVLYLAVRDTRTPWYVRALGLGVVAYALSPIDLIPDFIPVIGWLDDLILVPIGLWLVDRMIPDQVRLECTERAAEVGPISASKTAGVIILVLWVAAAAWLVDFVMRRF; this is encoded by the coding sequence ATGCTGCAAAAACTGAAGCAATTCGCCACAGCGATGAAAACCCGTCTCGTAGTGTTGTACCTGGCGGTACGCGATACCCGCACGCCCTGGTACGTGCGGGCACTGGGGTTGGGCGTCGTCGCCTACGCGCTATCGCCCATCGACCTTATTCCCGATTTCATCCCCGTCATCGGCTGGCTCGACGACTTGATTCTGGTCCCGATCGGCCTATGGCTGGTCGACCGCATGATCCCCGATCAGGTACGCCTCGAATGCACCGAACGCGCCGCCGAAGTCGGCCCGATCAGCGCCAGCAAAACTGCTGGCGTGATCATCCTGGTACTCTGGGTTGCCGCAGCGGCTTGGCTGGTGGATTTTGTTATGCGGCGGTTTTGA
- a CDS encoding putative 2OG-Fe(II) oxygenase encodes MTDSLITDAATIEHWPTWTTDLFIATQPIHELIKAPVLHAIHAHRRQAQTAIASEVAVTAKHGLFESELDYLDGANADLQTLKQVLTDLVLDCATSVNQAHWPDDAEPQAEIIESWYHLTENGGYHDAHSHPNCSWCGIYCLEPGESNIETRNGVNRFYDPRHNAAHYMDAGTAYLDNHGFWDVAPVAGQVVIFPSYLKHSALPYFGQQQRVVLAFNAQVHLF; translated from the coding sequence ATGACCGATTCACTGATCACCGATGCCGCCACCATTGAACATTGGCCCACCTGGACCACCGATTTGTTCATCGCCACCCAGCCCATTCACGAGCTGATAAAAGCGCCGGTGCTGCACGCCATTCACGCGCATCGCCGACAGGCGCAAACGGCCATTGCCAGCGAGGTAGCGGTAACCGCCAAACACGGTCTGTTTGAAAGCGAATTGGATTATCTCGATGGCGCCAACGCCGACTTACAAACCCTGAAACAGGTGCTGACGGATTTAGTGCTCGACTGCGCCACCAGCGTGAACCAGGCGCATTGGCCCGACGATGCCGAACCCCAGGCAGAGATTATAGAAAGCTGGTATCACCTGACCGAAAACGGTGGTTACCACGACGCCCATTCGCATCCGAACTGTTCCTGGTGCGGTATTTATTGTCTGGAGCCGGGCGAGTCAAACATTGAAACCCGCAACGGCGTAAACCGCTTCTACGACCCGCGCCACAACGCCGCCCATTATATGGATGCCGGCACGGCTTATCTGGATAACCACGGCTTTTGGGACGTCGCGCCAGTGGCCGGTCAGGTGGTGATTTTCCCGTCGTATTTAAAGCATTCGGCGTTGCCGTATTTTGGTCAGCAACAGCGGGTGGTGTTGGCGTTTAACGCTCAGGTTCATTTGTTTTAA